From one Solanum stenotomum isolate F172 chromosome 12, ASM1918654v1, whole genome shotgun sequence genomic stretch:
- the LOC125848171 gene encoding zinc finger AN1 domain-containing stress-associated protein 12 codes for MEGGTEAYPDLGKHCQLSDCHQLDFLPFTCHACQKVFCVEHRSCKSHECPKSDFNSRMVLVCEICSMSIETTGCQVEDHKAILRKHEESRDCDPKKKKKPTCPVKRCKGILTFSNTSTCKTCRIQVCLRHRFPADHACNRTSSSSQPLVKEANNKFLTALLARGGNDCGNKSRASSSRPANPSVKAC; via the exons atgGAAGGAGGAACAGAAGCTTATCCAGATTTAGGAAAACATTGTCAACTCTCTGATTGTCATCAACTCGATTTTCTCCCTTTTACCTGCCATGCCTGTCAAAAG GTATTTTGTGTGGAACATAGATCATGCAAGTCTCATGAATGCCCAAAATCCGACTTTAACAGCCGAATGGTTTTGGTGTGCGAAATTTGTTCCATGTCCATTGAAACTACCGGCTGTCAGGTTGAAGACCATAAAGCAATATTACGAAAACACGAGGAATCCAGGGATTGTGAccctaagaagaagaagaaacctaCCTGCCCTGTGAAGAGATGCAAGGGGATTTTGACCTTCTCCAACACTAGCACTTGCAAGACTTGCCGGATTCAAGTTTGCCTCAGACACAGGTTTCCTGCTGATCACGCCTGTAACCGCACTTCTTCATCATCACAGCCGTTGGTTAAGGAAGCCAATAACAAGTTTTTGACTGCTTTGCTTGCAAGGGGTGGGAATGATTGTGGGAATAAAAGTCGTGCCTCATCCTCACGCCCTGCTAACCCTTCTGTTAAAGCTTGTTGA